One part of the Streptomyces sp. NBC_00286 genome encodes these proteins:
- a CDS encoding CoA transferase, which yields MTGIEYLWSALGGDPALLSRVSTVVRDEALDARLPVRELARSCVGACALAAAELSARRTGREVPAVRVDDGAIATAFVSERHLLVDGRAPVTFTPLSRFWRTADGWMRTHANYPHHRARLLDALGLPADASAEAVSACLAERSALEVERTVYAAGGLAVALRTAQEWAAHEQGAAVAGRGLLERGRTASSGVRALAPLDGDPLLPAAGLRVLDLTRVIAGPVATRTLALLGADVLRIDPPGLPELADQHADTGFGKRSATLDLRADRRAFDELLASTDVVVTGYRPGALDRFGLTPEALAERSPGIVVAQLSAWGAYGPWGGRRGFDSLVQVATGIAALEGSEEKPGALPAQALDHGTGYLLAAAVLRAVTEQLDEGGTRFVRLALAQTASWLVNGVVRGEGPADASYDSPAPWLSETDSGLGRLRYALSPVSFDGGPGDWSRPPGPWGSDAARWM from the coding sequence ATGACCGGTATCGAGTACCTCTGGTCCGCGCTGGGCGGCGATCCCGCCCTTCTCTCGCGGGTCTCCACCGTCGTACGGGACGAAGCGCTCGACGCGCGCTTGCCGGTACGGGAGTTGGCGCGGAGCTGTGTGGGAGCGTGCGCGCTCGCGGCCGCCGAGCTGAGCGCGCGCCGTACCGGGCGAGAAGTCCCGGCAGTGCGGGTCGATGACGGAGCCATCGCCACCGCGTTCGTGAGCGAGCGGCATCTGCTGGTGGACGGACGGGCGCCGGTCACCTTCACGCCGCTGTCGCGGTTCTGGCGCACGGCCGACGGGTGGATGCGTACGCACGCGAACTACCCGCATCATCGGGCACGGTTGCTCGATGCTCTGGGGCTGCCCGCGGACGCGTCCGCCGAGGCCGTGAGCGCCTGCCTCGCGGAGCGGTCGGCCCTGGAGGTGGAGCGCACGGTGTACGCGGCAGGAGGGCTCGCCGTGGCGCTGCGTACGGCCCAGGAGTGGGCCGCGCACGAGCAGGGCGCGGCCGTGGCGGGGCGCGGGCTGCTGGAGCGGGGCCGGACGGCTTCCTCGGGGGTACGCGCCCTCGCGCCCCTCGACGGTGATCCGCTGTTGCCCGCGGCAGGGCTGCGCGTGCTCGACCTCACACGCGTCATCGCCGGGCCGGTCGCCACCCGTACCCTCGCGCTCCTCGGCGCGGACGTCCTGCGGATCGACCCGCCTGGGCTGCCCGAACTCGCCGACCAGCACGCGGACACGGGCTTCGGCAAGCGGTCCGCCACGCTCGATCTCAGGGCCGACCGGCGCGCCTTCGACGAACTGCTCGCCTCGACGGACGTCGTCGTCACGGGCTACCGCCCCGGAGCCCTGGACCGCTTCGGGCTCACGCCGGAGGCGCTGGCCGAGCGCAGTCCCGGGATCGTGGTGGCGCAGCTGTCCGCGTGGGGCGCGTACGGGCCGTGGGGCGGGCGGCGAGGCTTCGACAGCCTGGTGCAGGTGGCAACGGGCATCGCGGCGCTGGAGGGCTCCGAGGAGAAGCCCGGCGCCCTGCCCGCGCAGGCCCTGGACCATGGCACGGGGTATCTGCTGGCCGCCGCGGTACTGCGCGCCGTCACGGAGCAGTTGGACGAGGGGGGCACGCGGTTCGTGCGTCTGGCGCTGGCGCAGACGGCGTCGTGGCTGGTGAACGGGGTCGTACGAGGCGAGGGGCCGGCGGACGCTTCGTACGACAGCCCGGCGCCCTGGCTCAGCGAGACGGACAGCGGACTGGGGCGGCTGCGGTACGCCCTGTCGCCGGTGTCCTTCGACGGTGGGCCCGGGGACTGGTCGCGGCCACCGGGGCCGTGGGGCTCGGATGCCGCGCGGTGGATGTGA
- a CDS encoding S8 family peptidase, producing the protein MTAPHTRSRRAIAIPLGMAMATALAFLPNAGAAAAPTASEGSAAGADAPQSPALAAKATSLSYVVNVRPGHGTSSYVKKAIAKAGGTVVTSYDKIGVIVAHSANADFAKTIRKVRGVESAGSTRTAPLPAQSTTDLGTPKVLTAEQVADAEAAPGQDPLEPMQWDLPAIKADKAHEKSLGSRDVTVAVIDTGVDDTHPDIAPNFDRKASVNCVSGKPDTADGAWRPSASESPHGTHVAGEIAAAKNGVGVTGVAPGVKVSGIKVSNPDGFFYTEAVVCGFMWAAEHGVEVTNNSYYTDPWYFNCKNDPDQKALVEAVSRASRYAERKGAVNLAAAGNENYDLAADEITDPVSPNDSTPSDRVIDPSECLDIPTQLPGIVTVASTGAKGIKSSFSNHGLGVIDIAAPGGDSTAYQTPAPPATSGLILGPVPGGKWGYMAGTSMASPHAAGVAALIKSTHPYAPPALVKALLYAEADAVPCTDPYDIDGDGKIDAVCEGGKNRNGFYGAGMVDALDAVTK; encoded by the coding sequence ATGACAGCGCCTCATACGCGCTCTCGTCGCGCCATAGCGATCCCGCTCGGGATGGCCATGGCGACAGCTCTCGCCTTCCTGCCGAACGCCGGCGCCGCGGCGGCCCCAACGGCTTCCGAGGGCTCTGCGGCCGGGGCCGACGCGCCCCAGTCCCCGGCCCTCGCGGCGAAGGCGACCTCGCTCAGCTATGTCGTCAACGTCCGCCCCGGTCACGGCACTTCCTCCTACGTGAAGAAGGCCATCGCCAAGGCCGGCGGCACCGTCGTGACCTCGTACGACAAGATCGGCGTGATCGTCGCCCACTCGGCGAACGCCGACTTCGCGAAGACCATCCGCAAGGTGCGCGGTGTGGAGTCGGCGGGCTCGACGCGTACGGCACCGCTGCCCGCGCAGTCCACAACCGATCTCGGCACCCCGAAGGTGCTCACCGCGGAGCAGGTCGCGGACGCCGAAGCGGCCCCCGGGCAGGACCCGTTGGAGCCGATGCAGTGGGACCTGCCCGCCATCAAGGCGGACAAGGCGCACGAGAAGTCGCTGGGCAGCCGGGACGTCACGGTCGCCGTGATCGACACCGGCGTGGACGACACGCATCCCGACATCGCGCCCAACTTCGACCGCAAGGCGTCGGTCAACTGCGTGTCGGGCAAGCCGGACACGGCCGACGGGGCGTGGCGGCCGAGCGCTTCCGAGAGCCCGCACGGCACGCATGTCGCAGGAGAGATCGCGGCCGCGAAGAACGGCGTCGGCGTCACGGGCGTCGCCCCGGGCGTGAAGGTCTCCGGCATCAAGGTGTCCAACCCGGACGGCTTCTTCTACACGGAGGCCGTCGTCTGCGGCTTCATGTGGGCGGCTGAGCACGGCGTCGAAGTGACCAACAACAGCTATTACACCGACCCGTGGTACTTCAACTGCAAGAACGACCCGGACCAGAAGGCCCTGGTGGAAGCCGTCTCCCGGGCCTCGCGGTACGCGGAGCGGAAGGGCGCGGTCAACCTCGCCGCGGCGGGCAACGAGAACTACGACCTCGCCGCCGACGAGATCACCGACCCTGTCTCACCGAACGACTCCACCCCGTCGGACCGCGTGATCGACCCGTCCGAGTGCCTTGACATCCCGACCCAGTTGCCGGGCATCGTCACGGTCGCGTCGACGGGCGCGAAGGGCATCAAGTCGTCCTTCTCCAACCACGGCCTGGGCGTCATCGACATCGCCGCACCCGGCGGCGACTCGACGGCCTACCAGACCCCGGCCCCGCCCGCCACCAGCGGCCTCATCCTGGGCCCGGTGCCCGGCGGCAAGTGGGGCTACATGGCCGGTACGTCGATGGCCTCCCCACACGCCGCGGGCGTGGCCGCGCTCATCAAGTCGACGCACCCGTACGCCCCGCCGGCCCTGGTGAAGGCCCTCCTGTACGCGGAGGCCGACGCCGTACCGTGCACCGACCCGTACGACATCGACGGCGACGGCAAGATCGACGCGGTCTGCGAGGGCGGCAAGAACCGCAACGGCTTCTACGGCGCGGGGATGGTGGACGCGCTGGACGCGGTGACGAAGTAG
- a CDS encoding DUF3099 domain-containing protein: protein MRKHSETEVFRITGARQGLADDIRGRQRRYVISMSVRTLAVILAATLWNVERHVAIVALVLGAVLPYIAVVIANAGRENAPSLPSTFVTMPTRPMLTEPRPDDAAESVPEDVAADSPAGAQGEPHERT from the coding sequence ATGCGGAAGCACAGCGAAACCGAGGTCTTCCGGATCACCGGGGCCAGGCAGGGGCTCGCCGACGACATACGCGGCAGGCAGCGCCGCTATGTCATCTCGATGTCCGTCCGTACGCTCGCCGTGATCCTCGCGGCCACCCTCTGGAACGTCGAACGGCACGTCGCCATCGTCGCGTTGGTGCTCGGCGCCGTCCTCCCCTACATCGCCGTGGTGATCGCCAACGCGGGCCGCGAGAACGCGCCGTCGCTGCCGTCGACGTTCGTCACCATGCCCACCCGGCCGATGCTCACGGAGCCCCGCCCGGACGACGCCGCGGAATCCGTCCCGGAAGATGTCGCGGCCGACTCCCCGGCGGGCGCCCAGGGTGAGCCGCACGAGCGGACTTGA
- a CDS encoding S8 family peptidase: MAHLRSRRRLALAVPLVLSLTASLGFLPGVASAAPADAPAAAAEEAPNLSYVVNTKKTDHGTIEWVKKAIAKADGTVVATYKKIGVIVVHSANPEFGKQIRAVRGVQSAGATRTSPLTPAGTTDEGAAQLLSAAEAAEVEARGAAADEPLEADQWDLRAIGADKAAKINPGSKKVTVAVIDTGVDDTHPDLAPNFSASQSANCDGGVADTSEGAWRPYTADDYHGTHVAGEIAAARNDIGVAGVAPGVKVSSINVTDRKNGLFYPESIVCAFVFAADHGVEITNNSYYVDPWLYNCMDDPDQRAIVDAVNRAQQYATKKGTLHLASAGNSNHDLDSDAIVDDSSPDDSTPVTRTIDPHECFDVPTQLPGIVTVSATGVNNTKSYYSTYGKGVIDIAAPGGDRFQIPDTPSKNGRILSTMPNNAYGYLQGTSMAAPHASGVAALLKSKYPWATPGQLQALMKAQADSQACPTDYDGNEDGVVDATCEGGKRVNGFYGWGIVNALRAVK, translated from the coding sequence ATGGCTCATCTGCGCTCCAGACGCCGTCTTGCGCTAGCCGTGCCGCTCGTGCTGTCCCTCACCGCCTCGCTCGGCTTCCTGCCGGGTGTCGCCTCGGCCGCCCCGGCCGACGCCCCCGCCGCTGCCGCGGAGGAGGCCCCGAACCTCTCGTACGTGGTCAACACCAAGAAGACGGACCACGGCACGATCGAGTGGGTGAAGAAGGCGATAGCCAAGGCCGACGGCACGGTTGTCGCGACGTACAAGAAGATCGGCGTCATCGTCGTCCACTCGGCGAACCCGGAGTTCGGCAAGCAGATTCGTGCCGTACGCGGGGTGCAGTCCGCGGGTGCTACGCGCACCTCGCCGCTGACGCCGGCGGGGACGACGGACGAGGGCGCGGCGCAGCTTCTGTCGGCTGCCGAGGCCGCCGAGGTCGAGGCCAGGGGCGCGGCCGCCGACGAGCCCCTCGAGGCGGACCAGTGGGATCTGCGCGCGATTGGCGCCGACAAGGCCGCCAAGATCAACCCGGGCAGCAAGAAGGTCACGGTCGCCGTGATCGACACGGGAGTTGACGACACCCACCCGGACCTCGCACCGAACTTCTCCGCCTCCCAGTCGGCCAACTGCGACGGCGGTGTGGCGGACACCAGCGAGGGCGCCTGGCGTCCGTACACCGCGGACGACTACCACGGCACACACGTGGCCGGTGAGATCGCCGCGGCCCGCAACGACATCGGCGTGGCCGGTGTCGCGCCCGGCGTGAAGGTCTCCAGCATCAACGTCACCGACCGAAAGAACGGCCTCTTCTACCCGGAGAGCATCGTCTGCGCCTTCGTGTTCGCCGCCGACCACGGCGTGGAGATCACCAACAACAGCTACTACGTGGACCCGTGGCTCTACAACTGCATGGACGACCCCGACCAGCGGGCCATCGTCGACGCGGTGAACCGGGCGCAGCAGTACGCCACCAAGAAGGGCACCCTGCACCTCGCCTCCGCGGGCAACTCCAACCACGACCTCGACTCGGACGCGATCGTCGACGACTCCAGCCCCGACGACTCGACCCCGGTCACCCGCACCATCGACCCGCACGAATGCTTCGACGTGCCGACCCAGCTGCCGGGCATCGTCACGGTCAGCGCGACCGGCGTCAACAACACCAAGTCGTACTACTCCACGTACGGCAAGGGCGTCATCGACATCGCGGCGCCGGGCGGAGACCGGTTCCAGATCCCGGACACCCCGTCGAAGAACGGCCGGATCCTGTCCACCATGCCGAACAACGCGTACGGCTACCTGCAGGGCACGTCGATGGCGGCGCCGCACGCCTCCGGTGTCGCCGCGCTGCTCAAGTCCAAGTACCCGTGGGCGACTCCGGGCCAGCTCCAGGCGCTGATGAAGGCGCAGGCGGACAGCCAGGCCTGCCCGACGGACTACGACGGTAACGAGGACGGCGTCGTGGACGCCACCTGCGAGGGCGGCAAGCGCGTGAACGGCTTCTACGGCTGGGGCATCGTCAACGCGTTGCGGGCGGTCAAGTAA
- a CDS encoding solute symporter family protein — protein sequence MSPAITQVQLAASDVQLAANEASEHRPLIISLFAAFVIATLFITVWAGRQTKDAADFYAGGRQFSAFQNGLAVSGDYMSAASFLGIAGAIALFGYDGFLYSIGFLVAWLVALLLVAEPLRNSGRYTMGDVLAYRMRQRPVRTAAGTSTIVVSIFYLLAQMAGAGVLVSLLLGITSDAGKILIVALVGVLMIVYVSIGGMKGTTWVQMVKAVLLISGTILITFLVLLKFNFNISDLLGTAAENSGKGAAFLEPGLQYGASGTTKLDFISLGIALVLGTAGLPHILIRFYTVPNAKAARKSVNWAIGIIGGFYLMTIALGFGAAAIISQEEIIASNPSGNTAAPLLALHLGGVDSAWGAILLAVISAVAFATILAVVAGLTLASSSSFAHDIYANVIKKGKATEKEEVRAARLATIGIGAVSIILGSLARDLNVAGLVALAFAVAASANLPTILYSLFWKRFTTQGALWSIYGGLIVAVGLVLFSPVVSGDPKAMFPDVDFAWFPLKNPGIISIPFGFLMGWLGTILSKEEPDTGKYAELEVRSLTGTGAH from the coding sequence ATGAGCCCCGCGATCACTCAGGTCCAGCTCGCCGCGAGCGATGTGCAGCTCGCGGCGAACGAGGCCAGCGAGCACCGGCCGCTGATCATCTCCCTGTTCGCGGCCTTCGTCATCGCCACCCTCTTCATCACCGTGTGGGCGGGCCGGCAGACCAAGGACGCCGCCGACTTCTACGCGGGCGGACGGCAGTTCAGCGCCTTCCAGAACGGACTCGCCGTCTCCGGCGACTACATGTCCGCCGCGTCCTTCCTGGGCATCGCCGGCGCGATCGCCCTCTTCGGATACGACGGCTTCCTGTACTCCATCGGCTTCCTGGTCGCCTGGCTGGTGGCCCTGCTCCTGGTCGCCGAGCCGCTGCGCAACTCCGGCCGGTACACGATGGGCGACGTCCTCGCGTACCGCATGCGCCAGCGTCCGGTGCGTACCGCGGCGGGCACCTCCACGATCGTCGTGTCGATCTTCTACCTGCTGGCGCAGATGGCCGGCGCGGGCGTCCTCGTCTCGCTGCTGCTCGGCATCACCTCCGACGCCGGCAAGATCCTCATCGTCGCCCTCGTCGGCGTCCTGATGATCGTGTACGTCTCCATCGGCGGCATGAAGGGCACCACCTGGGTCCAGATGGTCAAGGCCGTGCTGCTCATCAGCGGCACCATCCTGATCACCTTCCTGGTGCTGCTGAAGTTCAACTTCAACATCTCCGACCTGCTCGGCACGGCGGCCGAGAACAGCGGAAAGGGCGCCGCCTTCCTGGAGCCCGGCCTGCAGTACGGCGCGAGCGGCACCACCAAGCTGGACTTCATCTCCCTCGGCATCGCCCTGGTGCTCGGCACCGCCGGCCTGCCGCACATCCTGATCCGCTTCTACACGGTGCCCAACGCCAAGGCCGCCCGGAAGTCCGTGAACTGGGCGATCGGCATCATCGGCGGCTTCTACCTGATGACCATCGCGCTCGGCTTCGGCGCGGCCGCGATCATCTCGCAGGAAGAGATCATCGCGTCCAACCCGTCCGGCAACACGGCGGCGCCCCTGCTCGCCCTGCACCTGGGCGGCGTCGACTCGGCCTGGGGCGCGATTCTGCTCGCCGTGATCTCGGCGGTGGCCTTCGCGACGATCCTCGCCGTGGTCGCAGGACTCACCCTCGCCTCGTCCTCCTCGTTCGCCCACGACATCTACGCGAACGTCATCAAGAAGGGCAAGGCCACCGAGAAGGAGGAGGTCAGGGCGGCCCGTCTGGCGACCATCGGCATCGGCGCCGTCTCCATCATCCTGGGTTCCCTCGCCCGTGACCTGAACGTCGCCGGCCTCGTCGCCCTCGCCTTCGCGGTCGCCGCCTCCGCCAACCTGCCGACGATCCTCTACAGCCTGTTCTGGAAGCGGTTCACCACCCAGGGCGCCCTGTGGTCGATCTACGGCGGTCTGATCGTGGCCGTCGGCCTGGTGCTGTTCTCGCCCGTCGTCTCCGGCGACCCCAAGGCGATGTTCCCCGACGTCGACTTCGCCTGGTTCCCGCTGAAGAACCCGGGCATCATCTCCATCCCGTTCGGCTTCCTGATGGGCTGGCTCGGCACCATCCTGTCCAAGGAGGAGCCGGACACCGGAAAGTACGCGGAGCTGGAGGTGCGCTCCCTCACCGGCACCGGGGCCCACTGA
- a CDS encoding GlsB/YeaQ/YmgE family stress response membrane protein, giving the protein MGWLWAIIVGLVLGLIAKAVIPGKQHIPLWLTTILGMLGAVGGNAVARAAGVDATAGIDWWRHGFQLVAAIILVGLGDRAYSAFRSTRRRA; this is encoded by the coding sequence ATGGGCTGGTTGTGGGCGATCATCGTCGGGTTGGTGCTTGGCCTGATCGCCAAGGCGGTCATTCCGGGCAAACAGCATATCCCTCTGTGGCTGACCACCATTCTGGGCATGCTCGGCGCCGTCGGCGGCAACGCGGTCGCCCGGGCGGCAGGCGTCGATGCCACAGCGGGCATCGACTGGTGGCGCCACGGGTTCCAGCTCGTGGCCGCGATCATCCTCGTCGGCCTCGGCGACCGTGCGTACTCGGCGTTCCGGAGTACCAGGCGAAGAGC
- a CDS encoding DUF485 domain-containing protein, producing the protein MATDAPPPSKSQPHLPTTEEFVEVQESAEFGELRRSHRSFAFPLTIGFIAWYLLYVLMSNYAGGFMGTKLFGNINVAFVFGLAQFLTTFLIAWWYERHSSAKLDPKAHAIKSRMEGGE; encoded by the coding sequence GTGGCTACCGACGCACCGCCCCCCTCGAAATCCCAGCCTCACCTCCCCACCACCGAGGAGTTCGTCGAGGTGCAGGAGAGCGCTGAGTTCGGTGAACTACGCCGCTCGCACCGCTCCTTCGCCTTCCCGCTGACCATCGGCTTCATCGCCTGGTACCTGCTGTACGTCCTGATGTCGAACTACGCGGGCGGCTTCATGGGCACCAAGCTGTTCGGCAACATCAACGTCGCCTTCGTCTTCGGTCTCGCCCAGTTCCTCACCACGTTCCTCATCGCCTGGTGGTACGAGCGGCACTCCTCCGCCAAGCTCGACCCCAAGGCCCACGCGATCAAGTCCCGGATGGAGGGCGGCGAATGA
- the moaA gene encoding GTP 3',8-cyclase MoaA: MLIDTYGRVATDLRVSLTDRCNLRCTYCMPEEGLQWLAKPDLLTDDEIARLIDIAVRQLGIAEVRFTGGEPLLRPGLVGIVERVAALEPRPQMSLTTNGIGLKRTASALKAAGLDRVNVSLDTLRPDVFKTLTRRDRHRDVIEGLEAAREAGLNPVKVNTVLMPGLNDDEAPDLLAWAVEHDYELRFIEQMPLDAQHGWKREGMVTAGDILASLRTRFELTEEGSQKRGSAPAERWLVDGGPNVVGVIASVTRPFCSACDRTRLTADGQVRTCLFAQEETDLRAALRSDAPDEEIARIWKLAMWGKKAGAGLDDPSFVQPQRPMSAIGG; this comes from the coding sequence GTGCTCATCGACACCTATGGCCGTGTGGCCACTGATCTGCGTGTGTCGCTGACGGACCGCTGCAATCTGCGGTGCACGTACTGCATGCCCGAAGAGGGCCTGCAGTGGCTCGCCAAGCCCGACCTGCTCACGGACGACGAGATCGCCCGCCTCATCGACATAGCCGTACGGCAGTTGGGCATCGCCGAGGTCCGCTTCACCGGCGGCGAGCCCCTGCTGCGTCCCGGCCTCGTCGGCATCGTGGAGCGCGTCGCCGCGCTCGAGCCGCGCCCCCAGATGTCCCTCACTACCAACGGCATCGGCCTCAAGCGCACCGCGTCCGCCCTGAAGGCGGCAGGCCTGGACCGGGTGAATGTCTCCCTGGACACGCTGCGCCCCGACGTCTTCAAGACCCTCACCCGCCGTGACCGCCACAGGGACGTCATCGAGGGCCTCGAAGCCGCCCGCGAGGCAGGCCTGAACCCGGTCAAGGTCAACACCGTCCTGATGCCGGGGCTGAACGACGACGAGGCCCCGGACCTGCTGGCCTGGGCCGTGGAGCACGACTACGAACTGCGCTTCATCGAGCAGATGCCCTTGGACGCCCAGCACGGCTGGAAGCGCGAGGGCATGGTCACCGCGGGCGACATCCTCGCCTCGCTGCGCACCCGCTTCGAGCTCACCGAGGAGGGCTCCCAGAAGCGGGGCTCGGCCCCGGCCGAGCGCTGGCTCGTCGACGGCGGCCCGAATGTCGTCGGCGTGATCGCCTCCGTCACCCGCCCGTTCTGCTCGGCCTGCGACCGTACGAGGCTCACGGCGGACGGCCAGGTCCGCACCTGCCTCTTCGCCCAGGAGGAGACCGATCTGCGGGCCGCCCTGCGCTCGGACGCGCCGGACGAGGAAATCGCCCGCATATGGAAGCTGGCGATGTGGGGCAAGAAGGCGGGCGCGGGCCTGGACGACCCGTCGTTCGTGCAGCCGCAGCGACCGATGTCGGCGATCGGCGGCTAG